The sequence TGGAAAAATACGGTATCCCACAAATTTCTACTGGTGACATGCTACGTGCTGCAATCAAAGCAGGTACTGAGCTTGGTAAACAAGCTAAAGCTGTAATTGATTCTGGTCAGCTAGTTTCTGATGAAATCATTCTTGGTCTAATCAAAGAGCGTATTGCTCAAGATGATTGCGAGAAAGGCTTTCTACTAGATGGTTTCCCACGTACTATCCCTCAGGCTGATGGCCTAAAAGAAATGGGTGTAGACGTTGATTACGTAATCGAATTTGACGTTGCTGATGACGTAATCGTTGAGCGTATGGCTGGTCGTCGTGCTCACCTTGCTTCAGGCCGTACATACCACGTTGTGTACAACCCACCTCAAGTTGAAGGTAAAGACGACGTGACTGGTGAAGATCTTGTTGTTCGTGATGACGACAAAGAAGAAACAGTTCGCGCACGTCTTGGTGTATACCATGATCAAACATCGCCTCTTATCACTTACTACGGTAAAGAAGCGGAAGCAGGCAACACTAAGTACCTAAAATTTGACGGTACTAAGCAAGTTGCTGAAGTAAGTGCAGACATCGAGAAAGCACTGGCTTAATCGAGTACTCATTTATTTGAGCAAGACTTCGAGTAAGTTTTGAAAATTTGTTATAGTGAAGGCGACCCAACTGGGTCGCTTTTTTATGCTTACACATTGATCCATAACGGTGATCTTAGTTAGAAAACCACTTCTAGTGTCGATAGGATTCTATGCAAAATAATAAGAAACAGGGCGTGTTATTGGTTAACTTAGGCACGCCAGATGAACCCAGTGTCCCAGCGGTAAAGCGCTTTCTGAGCCAGTTCTTACATGATAAACGCGTTGTAGATATGACTCGTTGGCTGTGGTGTCCAATTTTGCATGGCGCAATTCTTCCTATTCGAGCGCCTAAGGTGGCAAAACTCTATCAATCAGTATGGATGGAGGAAGGTTCTCCGCTGTTGGTACACTCCAAGAGACAAGTAGCGAAGCTCCGACAGAGGGTGGATATTCCGGTTGAACTAGGCATGACCTATGGCAATCCAAGCCTCAAAACAGGTTTGGAAGCATTATTAGAACAAGGCGTGGAAGAAGTCATCGTTTTGCCTTTGTATCCTCAATATTCTGGCACCACGACGGCTGCAGTGTCTGATGGATTGACCAAAGCGTTCAAACAAATACCTGTCATGCCTGCTTATCGCTTTATTCGTGATTACCACGATCATCCACTCTATATTAAGGCGTTGGCGGATAGTGTTAGACGAGCTTGGGAGCAAAAGGGCAAAGGTGACTATTTGCTTTGTTCGTATCATGGCATTCCTAAGCGTTTCGCTGACAACGGCGATATCTATCCCATTCACTGTGAGAGGACGACGACGTTACTAGCCCGTGAACTTGGACTAGAAGCTAATCAAATAGGCATGACATATCAGTCACGTTTTGGTCGAGAAGAGTGGCTAAAGCCTTACACTGACAAAACACTGGAAACATTGCCTGCGAAAGGTATCCGAAATTTGGACATCATGTCTCCAGCATTTTCTTCGGACTGCCTTGAAACTTTGGAAGAACTTTCTGAAGAGTGTCAGCAGATATTCATGAGTAATGGCGGTGGTCGATTTAACTTTATTCCTTGTTTGAATGATGATGACCTTCATATCGAAATGATGGCTGAATTGATTAAAAGCTAATTTCGAATCGCTTTAGAGTGCAATCGAGGGCTGCATATGCAGCCCTTGTTGTAACTAGGAATCCGTTGAGATTCTAGCTTTTATTACTTGCAGCGTAATGTCGGTACTCAAATACCTGACCTTTTTCATTGAACGCATAAACAGAATATTCATCTTTCTTATCGCCATACTCCATACCTGGAGACCCCATTGGCATCCCTGGAACCGAGAGTCCAATTGCGTTTTTCGGTGGGTTCTCCAAAAAGGCTTTTATGTCTTGCGCGGGAATATGACCTTCGAATACATAACCATCAATCTCGGCCGTATGGCAAGAGGCTAACTCAGGCGTAATGCCAAGTTTCTGTTTGATCGGGTTGATATCTTTATGCAGCTCTTCCGTGACATTAAAGCCTGCCTCTTGCATGTGTTTTGTCCACTCAGTGCAGCAACCACAGTATGGTGACTTGTGATTGAGTACATCCGCGGCAAACACTGGAGCAGACACCAATAGGCAGCTTGCTAAGGACAGTATTGTCTTTTTCATAATGACCTCTATGAGTGTATTCCTGTTTTAAATAATCTTAGTCGATTGGCATTACTTACAACGGTAATTGAAGAGAGCGCCATAGCCGCACCAGCGACAACAGGGCTTAGTAATAATCCAAAGGCGGGATAAAGCACACCAGCGGCAATGGGTATCCCCAATGAGTTATAGACAAATGCCCCAAATAAGTTTTGTTTCATGTTTTTTACGGTTGCTTTAGATAACTCAATGGCTTTAACGACCGAAAGGGGAGAGGAATTAAGCAACGTCATTTGGGCACTTTCTATCGCCACATCACTCCCGCTCCCCATTGCGATCCCGATATCTGCCAACGCCAGCGCCGGCGCATCGTTTACGCCATCACCTATCATAGCAACGGAAAAGCCTTGATCTTGTAGTGCTTGGATATGGCCGGCTTTTTGGTCGGGGAGCACTTCTGCAATGACGTGCTCTATACCAAGCTGCGTGGCAATTGCATTCGCTACATGTTGGTTATCCCCAGTCAGCATAACAGGCTTAATCTGCATCGCTTTTAGTGTTGAGATGGCGGATTTCGCATCGTCTTTGATGGAGTCTGCGATGGCGATAACCCCTACAATGTCAGAATCAAGAGAAACGAGAATTGGTGTTGAGGCATTCTCTTCGTATTGCTGGATCACTGCTTCCACTTTCGATAAATCCCAACCTTGCTGTTTGGCATAGCCAAGAGAGATAGCCCACACGGTTTTATCTTGGTAGCGTCCTTGGACACCTTGCCCGCGCAGGTTCTCGAACGCGTGTACGTCAGCAAAAGTCAGGCGTTGCTGTTTTGCATAACTGACAATCGCTTTTGCTAGTGGGTGTTCGGAATGTTGCTCTAACCCTGCAGCTAACGCGAGAAGATTCGCTTCATTGCCATCTAAGGCAAAAATACTTTGTACTTCTGGTTTACCTTGAGTCAATGTCCCTGTTTTATCGAACACGACGACATCAAGTTTGCTTGCACTCTGAAGGACATCCGCATCTTTTATCAATATACCCATCTCAGCAGCTTTACCGATACCTACCGTCACAGACAAGGGAGTGGCAAGGCCAAGAGCACATGGGCATGCGATGATTAACACCGTAGTCGCAACAATCAGCATATAACTGGCTTTTGGTTCTGGGCCGACCGTAAACCAGATAGCCGCAGACAAAATGGCGATCGCAACCACGATAGGTACAAAGACCGAGGAGATCTTATCCGCCAGCTTTGCAATGGCTGGTTTACTGCTTTGCGCCTCTCGTACCATTTTGATGATTCTAGACAGCATTGTGTCACTGCCAATGCCCGTCGCTTCAATAACTAAGCTGCCATCTTGATTAAGCGTACCTGCTGAAACCGAATCTTTGGTTTGCTTGTAAACCGGAATAGGCTCACCAGTTAACATCGATTCATCAATATAGGAGTGTCCGGAGACGACTATTCCGTCAACAGGCGCTTTTTCACCGGGTTTGATCCTTAACTGCATTCCCAGTGAGATCTCATCAATGTGGATGCTCACATCACCGTGGTCGGTCACTTGGGTCGCTTCATTGGGTTGCAGATTGATTAAGGCTTGCAGTGATTGCGTCGTTTTTGCTTTGGCTTTCGCTTCAATATAATGGCCAAGAGATATCAGACCAATAATCATCGCACTCGCTTCAAAATAAACATGCCGAGAGGCTTCTGGGAACCAGCTAGGAAAGATGACCACGAGCATTGAGAAAAGCCAAGCGGCGCCTGTACCCAGAGCAACCAAGGTATCCATTGTTGCTCGCTTATGAGTTAGCGCCAGCCACGCATTGCTAAAAAAGCTCTTACCCGCTGTTGCAAGCAGTAACAAACAGATAATGCCCACAATGCCCCAAGCGAATTGGTCAGAGGCATTACGGATCATCATATTGCCACCAGCTATGCCCCACGCCATGAGAGGCGCACCTATTAAGATGCCCGCCCAAGCGCTTTTCTTATGATAAGCCTGAGTTTTTAACTGTTGTTCCAGTTGCTTGTGTTGTTGAGTTTGAGGATCGTCGACTACTTCCGCATGATAGCCCGCCGATTTGACTGCACTAAGAAGTGATTCGATAACTTGGGAGTTGACTGAATCAGAAAAAACCAACGCACTTTGTTCTGCCAAACTCACTTGAGCACGTTGCACTTCCGGAATGCTTGTCAGCGCTTTTTCAACGGACGATACGCAACTTGCACATGTCATCCCAGACAGTATCAGGTGGATAGAGTGTCTTTGAGGCTGGTGATGAGTGTTCTCGTCGGCTGGAAGTGGTTCCTCAGTAGAGGGAGGTTCCTGATCGATCGTTAGCTCAGAAGCGGGCGGGTGCCTATCTGCACGATAACCGCAGTCAGCGACTAGGGCTTGAATCTCTTCTGCTGATAGTAGCGTCGATATTGAAAGTTCGGTTTTGGATGCATCGAATGCACCAATCGATGGGCTTTCTTCCAGCTTTGACTTCAATTTATTAACGCACTTACCGCAGTTAAGCCCAGATAAATAAAAGTGGTACTGATACCCGGCTTGGTAATTGAGTTCATTGATAGATTTTTCAAGCTCTGAAAATGGACTATCGCTTTCTAGATATAATCGCGTAGGGGATAACTCTTGAATCAATACATTGTGTTTTGACAAGAGTTCGCGCTCCACTTTTTTTGCACAACCCATGCAATTTAAGCCGGATAGTGGAATATCGAACTGATACATAACCATAGCCCTCAAACGTTAACTGTTATTGAGAATAAACCTTGACTCAAGGGTAAGGTCAAGCATCAGAGAAAATAGTAGACTTTTCTTTCCACGTTTCCTTTTCATCGCTTATATATCGTCTACTTTTGTCTTTAACTAGGGAAAACCTATTAATGACAGATTGTAGATTTGCATATCGGTGCTAAAATAACGCGCAATTTTTGGCATCGTTACCCGGTGCAGTCATTTAGACAATCAAGGTATTTTACATGACGGTTAAAACTCGTTTTGCTCCTAGCCCAACAGGCTACCTTCACGTTGGTGGTGCGCGTACCGCACTTTACTCATGGTTATTTGCTAAAAATCAGGGCGGTGAATTCGTGCTGCGTATCGAAGATACGGATTTGGAGCGTAACTCTCAGGAAGCGGTAGACGCGATCCTAGAAGGTATGAAATGGTTAGGTATGGAGTGGGATGAAGGTCCTTACTTCCAATCAAAGCGTTTTGACCGCTACAACGAAGTGATCGATACACTGCTTGCTGAAGATAAAGCGTATAAATGTTATGCGTCAAAAGAACTGCTAGAAGAAATTCGTGCAGAGCAAGAAATCAATAAAGAGATGCCTCGCTACGACGCAAATCATCCAAAAATTGTAGCGGCAAATGCGGCGGCAAAAGAGGGTGATCCTAGCGTAGTTCGTTTCCGCAACCCAAAACAGGGTAGTGTGGTATTTGACGACCAAATCCGTGGCCGTATTGAGATCAGCAACGAGCAGATGGACGATCTTATCATCCGTCGTACAGATGGTTCTCCAACCTATAACTTCGTTGTTGTTGTGGATGACTGGGATATGGGTATCACACACGTTGTTCGTGGTGAAGACCACATCAACAATACACCACGCCAGATTAACATCTATGAAGCGCTAGGTGCACCAGTACCAACATTTGCACACTGTGCGATGATTCTGGGTGATGATGGCGCTAAGTTGTCGAAGCGTCACGGCGCTGTATCGGTTATGCAATACCGCGATGAAGGCTACCTACCAAATGCACTGAACAACTACCTTGTTCGCTTGGGTTGGTCTCATGGCGACCAAGAAATTTTCTCTCAAGAGGAAATGATCGAGCTATTCAGCCTGAACGCAATTTCAAAGTCTGCGTCAGCGTTTAACACCGACAAGTTATTGTGGCTAAACAACCACTACATCAAAACATCAGCTCCTGAATATGTTGCTAAGCACCTACAATGGCATCTAGAACAGCAGAGCCTGAACGTAGACAGCGGCCCTGCAATTACAGAAGTTATCAAACTAGTAGGCGAGCGCTGCAATACATTGGTTGAGCTGGCTGAGCAAATTCGTTACTTCTACGAAGATTTCTCAGAGTTTGAAGCAGGCGCGGCGAAAAAACACCTACGCGGTGTGGCGAAAGAGCCATTAGAACTTGCTTTAGCAAAAGTAGAAGCACTGCAAGAGTGGACAACAGAAAACATCAAGCAAGGTGTTATCGAAGCTGTATGCGAAGAGCTAGAAATTGGTATGGGCAAAATCGGTATGCCACTTCGCGTAGCAGTGACGGGTGGTGGTCAATCACCATCAGTTGACGCTGTGATGGAGCTTGTTGGTAAAGAGCGTGTTATTACGCGTATCAAGATGGCTCTAGAGTTTATTTCAGAGCGTGAAGCGAACGCGTAACTTTTAAATAAAAATCAAATAGGCCGCAATGTTGTTCTTTGCGGTCTTTTTTTATGTTGGTTTTCCCTATTAAAGCAAAGTGAATGTGATTTTTGTTGGAATCCCTAAAGGAACAACTGACGATATATTGACATTTTTTTTCTTTAATATTTTAAAAAAAACTATATAGTGCATTGGTCAGCTGCAACAGAACACAGTGAATGTGGGATAATAGAAAGCAATCACAATAGGAAGTGAAAGTGGGTTTTGTCTTTTGATTAGGAAATCTTATTAGTGAGACAAAAATATAAAAAATGCCCAAGCTGACCAAGAATCGAATAATCCTAGAGGAATTAATAATGAAAAAATTAGCAGCGGTTATTTCAGCATCACTTCTATTTGCTTCTACACCTTCATTGGCAGAAGTATATGTGGGTGCAAAAGCAGGTAAATCTTGGCTAGACGATGCATGTTCAGCGTCAGCAACGTGTGATGATGACGATTCAACCGTAGGTGCATTTGTTGGCTACGAAATGTGGGACTTCCTTTCTATTGAAGCGGGTTACGACTACCTAGGTAAATTTACTGGTGACGGCCTAAACGATGAAAAGGTAGAAGCAATCACTCTTGCTCCTAAGCTAAGCCTTCCAATCACAGATGCTATCGCTCTATACGGTAAGGTTGGTGGTGCATATGTTGACTACGGTAACAAGGATGATTACTCGTACCTTGGTGCAGCAGGTATCGAGTTTGGTACAAACCAAAACGTGAATGTTCGTCTTGAATACCAAACACTTACTGATGTGAACAACGACCTAGTACGTGCAGAAGCAAACAGTGCAACACTTGGTATCGTATACAAATTTGGCGGCAGCGAAGAAGTTGTTGAGCCTGTTGTCGTTGAAGAAATGGTTGAAGAAGTTGTCGTTGAAGAACCTGTTGTTGTAACGAAAACTTTCTCAGCTAAGCGTCTAGGTACAGAGAGCTTTGAAGTAAACAGCTCTCAGCTTAAAGCAGAAAGTGCAGCTAAGCTTGATGACCTAGTTAAGTTCTTGAACGATTACCCTCAAGCGAATGTTGAAATTGTAGGTTACACAGACACATCTGGTGCAGCAAGCTACAACCAAGCTCTTTCAGAGAAGCGTGCTCAGTCAGTTGCAGATGCACTAACAGCGAAAGGTGTAGACGCGTCTAGAATTAGCGCTCGCGGTGAAGGTGAAAACAACCCAATCGTATCAAACGAAACTCTTGAAGGTCGCCAACAGAACCGTCGTGTTGAAATCATCGTACCTGAGTTTGAGTACCAAGTTCAGCAGTAATATTGAACTTAAATAACAAGCTTTAATAACAGCGCCTCAATTTCGATTGGGGCGTTGTTTTATATGCGAGGTGCACAAGCGGTTTATTTTGGGTGTCTCCCAATATGAATCACGAAGCGGTATCGGGTATGTTGTCTTTATCACTCAGCAGAGATGGGACAGAGAGGAAGTCGTTGGTTGTTCTTTATTTCAGATCAATACTATTGAGTCGCCCCATATACTCCAATATCTCTAAGTTTTCTTTATTTGCCTCAAGCAGCGCTTTTTTGGTCTTACTGTAGGCCGCCAACCGACCGTGTTTCTTGATAGAGCAAACCACGCTCTTATAGATTAACTTTCCGTCCTTATCGTAGTTTCGCCAAGCGGCAATATAGCATTCGTCTTTTGCGTCCGGGTCATCTTTTGTAGGTCTGGGTTTGAAAATGATTTTAGGTTCAAGAGAGTGTGGCAGTCGGGTCATTAAATAGGGGTCTTTTAATAGCTTGCGCCAAAATTTCCCCCACATTGCCGAACCCAGTTCGTTGCGAAGTTTAATCGCTTTCTTCAAGCCCTTTTTTTCACCAATGCGAACATATCCAACCGAGCGATGTAAGACCTGATCCTCAGGGGTATGAATATGTATCTTAAATGCCGTTTTCGCTTTGGAGATAAAGCGATGACCAGTGTTGGTCGTCAAGTTACTCTTTTTCATTCTATCTCTATGGATAACTTTATTAATATAAATTTTAGTTGAGTGTGAAAAAAGCGAGAATATTAGAGATGAGACTAGGGAATGAAATTTCTGTCTATGCGGTTGCCGAGAGCCAAGTCTTGACTAAAAAGAGGTGTTGTTTAGATTAAAATTAGCGATAGGAAACAAAAACGTCGGCTTACAGAGTTGCCGACGTTTGTAATATGGCGCTCCCGACAGGATTCGAACCTGTGACCTATCCCTTAGGAGGGGATCGCGCTATCCAGCTGTGCCACGGGAGCCTATGTTTATCATACCTAAATAAATCAGGATGTTAACCTGGGATTTATAGAAGCTTGTGCATGACATCACCAATTTGAACGCTGGTGGCGAGTTCAGGCTGATCAACGGAAAGCTCAGCTTCGTTTTCATAGATACGAGTTACCGTCAGCGTGATGTCTGTTTCTGTGACTTTATTACGTGGTAGACCACGTTGATCGATAAAGGAACCTGTATGCCACAAGCGAAGTTTGTCGCCTTCTTCAACGCCATGAATGCGACCTAGATTCATGGTAATAACGTTACCCCATTTCGCCACGACTTCAGGCAAAGTAATCTTACAAGAGACTTCGGACTCAAGGTCGAGCATGATGTTTCGGCTTACTCTGAGTAACATGTCCCCATAGCTTGACGCCCAGAATCGCGCGCTCTTGGTGTCGACTTGACTGGTTTTAGGAAATGGCCAGCGCGCGACTTCACGATAGTTACGGTTGTACACCTCATTTCCTGTTTTTCCGTCAAAGATCGTCATTTCAAGAGCAAACTGTCTATTAATGACATCTTCACGGAGCGTGTTCTGTTCAATGGTGGCAGTAAGATCAGTGATAACACCCCCTAAGATGTATTGCGCGCCAGTGTCTTCCGCAATCATTTTTAGTCGTTCAGGGTAGCGTTTGTTAATTTCATAATCCGTGGTGCCCATAGAGACAAAATTGACAGATTCTTGATCCAGCTGCCTGTTTATCACGTTGGCAAAATCATCACCGATACTGTAAACCTGACCCATTACAGCCTGCTGTGGGGAGGCAACATCAATGTTACCGACGAGAAATGTCTTCTTGTACTGTTCGACGTGGCAACCTGTTGCCGATGGGTAGATGTCGATACGCGCTTTAACAAACATGACTCCTCGGCGGGTCATTTGAGAATCCACGACGATATAACGCACTTCGCTGTTCGTAAATTGGTACTCTTTGCGATTGCTTTCCAGTAAAGGGCGTAAGTTGGCGATACTGCCTATGTCGGCACCTGAAAAGCTCACCGCCTTATATAGCGCATCTTCAAGCGCATGAATACGAGCAACTTCTTCGGAAGAGACCACCGTTGCAGTGCCTGTCACTTCATACCATCCTGCTTGTACTTGCGTAGTAAACAGGGTGATATACAAGGTTGAAAAAAAGATAAGAAGTGATTTTTTCATCTGTACGTACCAAGTTGGTTCATTTTTTGCTTTCTCTGATTTAGCGACTTTTGGTATAGCTTTTATAACTGGTGGTTAGGTTAGAAAAGCAAAGAGTGTTCCACTTTTAGAAGAGAGCTAGAAGTGATGAGCGTTCAGGCCATAATGTATCGGAGATTAAAGAATGAAGAAATGGTTATCATTGGTGCCTGTAGTCTTTCTTACCGCGTGCGCCTATGCGCCTATTTACAACGGTAAGGAACCCTATCCTGGTACTCAGTTTATGCTGATGGACAGCCCACGCCATACGTTGGACTTTTTTATCGAAAGCATGACTGAAGATCTTATGATCTCAAACACTAGCGTCTCGGCTCGCACACCTATTGCAGTGACGTCGTTTGTTGATTTGCAGAATATGGATGCCACTAACTGGTTGGGAAATTCTGTTTCTGAAGGGTTTATCCATCAGTTTCAGCGTCGCGGTTTTAAAGTCGTCGATTTTAAAACGACAGGATCAATCCAAGTGACTCAGCAAGGTGACTTTGCACAGAGTAGAGACTGGAAAGATTTGGCGCAAGAGCAAGAGGTTCAATACGTACTAACAGGCACTATGCTTCGTCAAGAGGGCGGGGTGCTGGTCAATGCACGTGTTGTCGGTATGCATTCACGTATTGTTGTGGCAACCGCTCAGGGCTTTTTACCGGCCGATCGTATTGGCCGAGATTTAGATACGCTAAACAGCATTCGAACACAAGATGGCGTGCTTATTCGCTCTGACCCAACCATTACTCAACCATATACTGTTATTTTGCGTCCATAGGAGCGAGCATGAAAAAGCTATTACTACTGGTCACCGCACTCATCATGGTAGGTTGCCAGCCTTTAGGAACGATGCGACCGGATGATTGGCTAACGTCAGTCGGTTATGCAAGCGTCAGCGAACAAAAAGGGCGTAATGAGGAAGAAAAGCAAGTTCGCGCGATGCGAGCCTCTAAGATTGACGCTTACCGTGAGTTGGCGGAACAGGTTTACGGCATGCGAGTGAGCGGCAGAGCTGACCTTCAAGATCAAAGATTGGGAACGGAAATCACCTCCGGCGCTGTTGATGGCGTGATCCGAGGAGCGGAAGTCGTACGTAGCTACAAGGTTGGAGACAGCTATGTCACTGAACTTCGCCTTGATATAAGAAAGATGGATAGGCTAAGAGATTACGGCGAAGTACAGCAAGTGCCTGACAAGCGGCAGCAAACGCTTTTCTAATCACCGGAAAATTTTAATCTCCCGATCAAAAAAGCGGCAATGTTTGCCGCTTTAATTTTTTCGTTTTAGTAGTGGTTAGGCTTTGATATTGGTACCGAGCGTGCTGACATTTCGGGTTTGACCTTCCGCTGTATAGGTCATTCCAAGTTTGCCTTGAGATTGCTGCATTAGATTATTCAGTTTATTAAAGCTCGATTGCGCTCGTTGCAGGGCTTCACCATTTAGCGTGTTTATTTTTTGGCACTCAGCGATGATGGACTGAATTTGCTTTACCAGAGGGCTCAACTCTGGTTCCGTATTCAGGCTTTCTACATCGGGATGTCGAGCAATCCTCTCATCGGTTACTTTTAGCTGCTCGATGAGTGTGATTTTTTGTTTGGCAACCTGTTCGATATCTTTCGATACTCGACTGGTAATGGCTAGCTGCTCTTTCTCAAGTATGTGAGAAAGCTCTATCGCATTTTTAAGTTGGAACTCAATTAATCCTTTCAGTGCTGCCATAACGACTTATCTCTAAGTTTAAAAACCACCGAGTTCTTTTTCGAACTTCATAATATTGTCAGCAAGTTTTTCTGGATTAACAGAATACGAACCGTTGGCGATCGCCTCTTTGATAGCTTCGACTTTGGCTTTGTCAAAACTTGGCTGACTAGCCATTTGGTTATGCATCTCACCCACCGCTTTACCTTGCGGACTGAGGGAAACAGCGTCTTGAGCAACGGACGACTTTTTAGACGATGCTTCAGTCGTTGCGGTACTATATTCGTTGCGAACAGAATTCCTGTTTGACGTCGTCAAAGCTTGTCCAGTTCGTATGTTATCAATGCCTGCCATATGTGAGCCTTTTATAAGATTAGAAACCTGTACTGACGCTATCGGCCAACATACAAATAACTTTAGTCACTTTTTACGGTTACTCAGAAGTACGGTTACTCAGAATTAGGGTTACTTAGAATGATAGTTGCTTAGAAGATGACGGTAACTTCTGAAATCCCAGTGACACGTCCTTCAATTATACGGTTGGATTTACTATTTTTCACTCTAATCTGCTCGCCGTGCGTGCCATCAGTCAGAGCTACCCCTTTGGTTGTAATGGTCATCCCCGATTTCACGGCCTTAATGGTTACAGACTCGCTACGGCATACGATACAAATGTCGTTTGCTTCGATCGCGTCTCCGGTGCGTAAATTCTTTTTCACTTTTGCACCTATCACAGCCTCTATAGAGGAAAAGCCTTGCCGTCTAAAGCGTTGCAAGTCTACCATGCTGACGGTAACGTCATGCGCAGAAATAATTTGTCCACGAGAAAGGTTAGTCGTTAGCGTAACTTGTGGTCCTGTTCGAGTGATTCGGACAGGAACATAAACGCGCCAATTGTCTTCCGTACATTCAACAAGAACAGTGATATTACTGGCATTGGGATTGGTGGAACTTGAAGAGCTTTCTAGCCCTGAAGGGCAGTCCGTAGCAAATATTCTTTGGTCAATATTTGCGGCAGTGGTTTCAAGTGAGCCACCCGCTGGGCTTTCTATCGTTGCAGCAATGTAAGCCTCAGCCGCACGTTGGATATTGGCGATCTGAGAACCTGTCGCGGCAGACGCTGAAAAACTAAAGAAAAATAGGACACAGCCGATAGACTTGAAAAGTAATTTATTGAAAGATCTACGGGTAGTGGAAAATGAGTATTGGACTCTTTTAAGATACATCATTCTATTTCTCGTAATTTTCATGGCATTACGTAGACTATCATTTTTTGGCAAAAAGTTTGAATTGGAGAAGAGCTTATGACGGGTATTCTTGACTCAGTGAATCAGCGTACTCAACTCGTCGGTCAAAACCGATTAGAACTCTTAACGTTTCGTCTGATGGGACGCCAGC is a genomic window of Vibrio japonicus containing:
- the adk gene encoding adenylate kinase — encoded protein: MRIILLGAPGAGKGTQAQFIMEKYGIPQISTGDMLRAAIKAGTELGKQAKAVIDSGQLVSDEIILGLIKERIAQDDCEKGFLLDGFPRTIPQADGLKEMGVDVDYVIEFDVADDVIVERMAGRRAHLASGRTYHVVYNPPQVEGKDDVTGEDLVVRDDDKEETVRARLGVYHDQTSPLITYYGKEAEAGNTKYLKFDGTKQVAEVSADIEKALA
- the hemH gene encoding ferrochelatase; protein product: MQNNKKQGVLLVNLGTPDEPSVPAVKRFLSQFLHDKRVVDMTRWLWCPILHGAILPIRAPKVAKLYQSVWMEEGSPLLVHSKRQVAKLRQRVDIPVELGMTYGNPSLKTGLEALLEQGVEEVIVLPLYPQYSGTTTAAVSDGLTKAFKQIPVMPAYRFIRDYHDHPLYIKALADSVRRAWEQKGKGDYLLCSYHGIPKRFADNGDIYPIHCERTTTLLARELGLEANQIGMTYQSRFGREEWLKPYTDKTLETLPAKGIRNLDIMSPAFSSDCLETLEELSEECQQIFMSNGGGRFNFIPCLNDDDLHIEMMAELIKS
- a CDS encoding DUF411 domain-containing protein, which translates into the protein MKKTILSLASCLLVSAPVFAADVLNHKSPYCGCCTEWTKHMQEAGFNVTEELHKDINPIKQKLGITPELASCHTAEIDGYVFEGHIPAQDIKAFLENPPKNAIGLSVPGMPMGSPGMEYGDKKDEYSVYAFNEKGQVFEYRHYAASNKS
- a CDS encoding heavy metal translocating P-type ATPase; its protein translation is MYQFDIPLSGLNCMGCAKKVERELLSKHNVLIQELSPTRLYLESDSPFSELEKSINELNYQAGYQYHFYLSGLNCGKCVNKLKSKLEESPSIGAFDASKTELSISTLLSAEEIQALVADCGYRADRHPPASELTIDQEPPSTEEPLPADENTHHQPQRHSIHLILSGMTCASCVSSVEKALTSIPEVQRAQVSLAEQSALVFSDSVNSQVIESLLSAVKSAGYHAEVVDDPQTQQHKQLEQQLKTQAYHKKSAWAGILIGAPLMAWGIAGGNMMIRNASDQFAWGIVGIICLLLLATAGKSFFSNAWLALTHKRATMDTLVALGTGAAWLFSMLVVIFPSWFPEASRHVYFEASAMIIGLISLGHYIEAKAKAKTTQSLQALINLQPNEATQVTDHGDVSIHIDEISLGMQLRIKPGEKAPVDGIVVSGHSYIDESMLTGEPIPVYKQTKDSVSAGTLNQDGSLVIEATGIGSDTMLSRIIKMVREAQSSKPAIAKLADKISSVFVPIVVAIAILSAAIWFTVGPEPKASYMLIVATTVLIIACPCALGLATPLSVTVGIGKAAEMGILIKDADVLQSASKLDVVVFDKTGTLTQGKPEVQSIFALDGNEANLLALAAGLEQHSEHPLAKAIVSYAKQQRLTFADVHAFENLRGQGVQGRYQDKTVWAISLGYAKQQGWDLSKVEAVIQQYEENASTPILVSLDSDIVGVIAIADSIKDDAKSAISTLKAMQIKPVMLTGDNQHVANAIATQLGIEHVIAEVLPDQKAGHIQALQDQGFSVAMIGDGVNDAPALALADIGIAMGSGSDVAIESAQMTLLNSSPLSVVKAIELSKATVKNMKQNLFGAFVYNSLGIPIAAGVLYPAFGLLLSPVVAGAAMALSSITVVSNANRLRLFKTGIHS
- the gltX gene encoding glutamate--tRNA ligase translates to MTVKTRFAPSPTGYLHVGGARTALYSWLFAKNQGGEFVLRIEDTDLERNSQEAVDAILEGMKWLGMEWDEGPYFQSKRFDRYNEVIDTLLAEDKAYKCYASKELLEEIRAEQEINKEMPRYDANHPKIVAANAAAKEGDPSVVRFRNPKQGSVVFDDQIRGRIEISNEQMDDLIIRRTDGSPTYNFVVVVDDWDMGITHVVRGEDHINNTPRQINIYEALGAPVPTFAHCAMILGDDGAKLSKRHGAVSVMQYRDEGYLPNALNNYLVRLGWSHGDQEIFSQEEMIELFSLNAISKSASAFNTDKLLWLNNHYIKTSAPEYVAKHLQWHLEQQSLNVDSGPAITEVIKLVGERCNTLVELAEQIRYFYEDFSEFEAGAAKKHLRGVAKEPLELALAKVEALQEWTTENIKQGVIEAVCEELEIGMGKIGMPLRVAVTGGGQSPSVDAVMELVGKERVITRIKMALEFISEREANA
- a CDS encoding OmpA family protein — protein: MKKLAAVISASLLFASTPSLAEVYVGAKAGKSWLDDACSASATCDDDDSTVGAFVGYEMWDFLSIEAGYDYLGKFTGDGLNDEKVEAITLAPKLSLPITDAIALYGKVGGAYVDYGNKDDYSYLGAAGIEFGTNQNVNVRLEYQTLTDVNNDLVRAEANSATLGIVYKFGGSEEVVEPVVVEEMVEEVVVEEPVVVTKTFSAKRLGTESFEVNSSQLKAESAAKLDDLVKFLNDYPQANVEIVGYTDTSGAASYNQALSEKRAQSVADALTAKGVDASRISARGEGENNPIVSNETLEGRQQNRRVEIIVPEFEYQVQQ
- a CDS encoding Fe3+-citrate ABC transporter substrate-binding protein — encoded protein: MKKSNLTTNTGHRFISKAKTAFKIHIHTPEDQVLHRSVGYVRIGEKKGLKKAIKLRNELGSAMWGKFWRKLLKDPYLMTRLPHSLEPKIIFKPRPTKDDPDAKDECYIAAWRNYDKDGKLIYKSVVCSIKKHGRLAAYSKTKKALLEANKENLEILEYMGRLNSIDLK